The sequence below is a genomic window from Paenibacillus sp. DCT19.
ATTAGTGATTCGTGTTCGGTTGGATCGTATTGTCCAGGATCAGATGCAGCATCCGGCAGAGGATTCTCAGCTACTCATTACAGATGGCAAAGAAGTCATCTATCCAACTGAACCCTCAGTCAGTGAATCCGAAATCGAGTCGGAGCTGAAACGCATTCAGCCGTATGGCATTGCTACGTTTGAACAGGGAAGGAATTTTGTTGCGCGTGCTCACTCCTCCTACACGGATTGGGTATACCTGTATATGACGCCCTTTGATCAGATGTTTAAACAGGTTCAATTTGTCAAACAGCTGGTAACGGTTATTTTCATTGTCATATTCCTGGCGGCACTTGTATTCGGATTCCGGTTCTCGCGTAGCATTACTCAGCCTATTGCTCATCTAATCAAGAAAATGCGTAATATCGAAAAGGGTGATCTCGACAAGCTGGAGGAAGCTGCACTCGGTGATATTCCCTCTTCCCCGCAAAATGAGGTCGGCTTGTTACATCGAACCTTCAAAATGATGCTGCAGCGCATCCGTGAATTGATTGATGAGAATTATGCCAAGCAGCTCGTGATCCGTGAGACAGAGTTGAAAGCGCTTCAGGCACAGATCAACCCTCATTTCTTATATAACACGCTTGAATCGATCAATTGGCTCGCCAAAGTTCAGAAACAACGTCAAATCTCTGAAATGGTGGAGGCGCTGGGGTTTTTGTTACGAAGCTCTGTGAACATGTCTGAAAAATGGATAACGCTCGAAAGGGAATTGGATATCGTTCGCAGCTATGTGACCATCCAGCGTACACGTTTTGAGGAAAGGCTGGATTTTGACATGGAGATTGCTCCTGAAGTGGGGACAGCTCGGATTCCGAAGCTGACATTACAACCTCTTGTGGAGAACGCCATTCATTATGCACTGGAGCCAAGCATAGATCCTTGCCGTATTCGTATCCGAGCGAGGGCAGAGGGAGATAAGGTAATTATTGAAGTGGAGGATGATGGCCCGGGAATGACAGCTGAGTTCCTACAACAATTGCAGGAGGGGCAGATTCAGACAAGAGGGCAGGGCATTGGGTTATCTAACATTCAAGAACGGATCAGACTGACCTTCGGTGATGAAGGCACAATGGTCATGAGCAGCAGCCCTGGATCAGGAACTGTAGTATCGATCAGCATACCTTGGATTAGAGAGGACGATGACGATGTACAAAGTGATGCTCGTAGATGATGAGCGTGTCATTCTAGAGGGGATTTCCCAGGTGGTCGATTGGGCAGCGGCAGGCACGGAGCTGGTGGATACGGCGAGAAATGGGATCGAAGCATTGGATAAAATCGGGCAATCCCGACCTGACATTGTCATTACGGACATTTCAATGCCAGGTTTAGATGGTCTTGGACTTATTGAAAAGGCGTCTGAGGCCTACCCTGATCTGCGGTTTATTATGTTGTCAGGTTATAAGGAGTTCGAATATGCCCGCAGAGCTATGCAATATGGGGTGAAGCATTATCTGCTTAAACCTTGTAATGAAAACCAGATACATGATGCCATTTCAGAGCTGCTACAGGAACAGCAGGTTGCCCAGGTGAAGGAGCATGTAGCGGGAGAGATGAAGCAACGACTGCAACGGGTTCTTCCACATGTGAAAGAACAGTTTCTGCTAGAATTCATGACAAATCGAACCTATGGGCCAGGGGATCTGGAATATTAT
It includes:
- a CDS encoding sensor histidine kinase; the protein is MRKIKNAFMTLPIQHKTILLIGLLMLVSFTFYVSVLRYVFSIYDRQIYEKSSQVLNMSSVGIENQLREIANLSFKVMSDEPLQQYLLQLEKAETGYEKNGLRKKITNRLVAYAGSEKYVYSMIFIDNDKNIMAAGNREGVSESMQNELVVLGEQHSGANAWYTGGDRQARLLSVRQVKSFIGGAFTLDKLGTLVIRVRLDRIVQDQMQHPAEDSQLLITDGKEVIYPTEPSVSESEIESELKRIQPYGIATFEQGRNFVARAHSSYTDWVYLYMTPFDQMFKQVQFVKQLVTVIFIVIFLAALVFGFRFSRSITQPIAHLIKKMRNIEKGDLDKLEEAALGDIPSSPQNEVGLLHRTFKMMLQRIRELIDENYAKQLVIRETELKALQAQINPHFLYNTLESINWLAKVQKQRQISEMVEALGFLLRSSVNMSEKWITLERELDIVRSYVTIQRTRFEERLDFDMEIAPEVGTARIPKLTLQPLVENAIHYALEPSIDPCRIRIRARAEGDKVIIEVEDDGPGMTAEFLQQLQEGQIQTRGQGIGLSNIQERIRLTFGDEGTMVMSSSPGSGTVVSISIPWIREDDDDVQSDARR